GGTCAGCACTTCGATGTGGTGGTGGATGTGGCCGGAGTCCGAGGTGCCGTGCGGGTGTTTGGAAACCGCAAGGTGGACTTTTCGCGCGGGTCGGTGCGGTTCACGGATCCGGAGCCTTTTCCTTCCATGCCCATCCACTGGGGCTTGGCCTATGGTGGGGTGGATCGCTGGACCCATCCGGAAGTGCCCATGGCCTTTCCGCCCAATCCCATCGGCAAAGGCTTCGCGGTGGATCCGCCACCGCATGTTCTCCACGGCATGGAGCTTCCCAATCTGGAGAACACGCAGAAATTCCTGACGCCTGAGACATTTCTTGTCAAGAAGTTCGATCGCTGGAACAGTTGCCCGCAACCCGCCGCCCTGGGCTGGACGCCGCGTCGCGGCTACCCCCGCATCGCGATGGGCACGAGCCCGCCCCTGCGCAGCGCCGATGCTGACAAATTTCGTGCGCGCATCTCCCAGAACATGCCGTTGGCCTTGTTGGATGTTCCCGCGCCCCTTCCCACCCATGTCCGCAACCATCTGCAGAACAACGGCGCGCCGTCGTTTCTGCGGCTGCGCAGCTTGCAAGGCAACGAGCCCATCGTGATGGGCTACATGGATCCGGAGCATCCTCGCTTCGAGTTCACCCTGCCCGACGACCCTCCTCGCGGCTTTTTGGATCTGGGCGAGGGCATGGTGGAGCTTCCCATGAGCCTGGCCACCGTGGAGATCTACAAGCCCACCAACCAGGTGACGCTCGTGTGGCGCGGCAGTGCCCGTTATCCGGGTGCCGAGTGGCTCGCCCAGAACACGCAATTGAATTTTACCGTCGAATCCGCCTAGAGGAGTATTTCCCATGCCTGGCAAACCAGCAGCCCGTCTGACCGACCCCACCGCCCACGGTGGCCTGATTTCCGGCCCCGGCGTTCCCACCGTTTTGATTGGCAAGATGCCCGCCGCCACCTTGGGCGACATGCACGTGTGCCCCATGATGACTCCGGGAACCCCACCGATTCCCCACGTGGGCGGTCCCATCACACTGGGAAGCACCGGGGTGATGATCGGGAAGAAACCCGCGGCGCGCATGGGGGATCTGGCCATCTGCGTGGGGCCGCCGTCCAGCGTGATCATGGGTTGCCCCACGGTGATGATCGGCGAGGTGGGAAGTGGCTCGCAGGCGGGAAGCGCGGGTTCCGCAGCCGCGGCCGCGGCCGCTTCTGTCAAAGGACCCAAGGAGGTCAACACCGTGCCTCCGCCCAAGCACGAATCCAAGACGTCGGAAAGCCACGAGGTGAAGGTGGCCTTCCAGGACGCGTCGGGACGCCCCTTGGCGGGTGTGTGGTTCCAGCTCAAGGATCCGGATGGACAGAAATCGACATGCTGTTCCACCATGGAGGGGACCTTCCAGAAGGGGGGCTTTTCCAAGAAGGGTTCCTTCGAGGTGGAGATCTGCGCTCTGAAGGATCCCAAGTTCGCCAAGACCTCCATCAAGCCGGGTGAAAAGGTGAAGATGCAGGTGAAGGCGGAAGGCCTGGAAGACGGCGTTCGCGTGGACTTCCGGGTGGAAGCGGTGGGACTGGACGAGAAGGAACATACCCACGGAGTGTATGTGGCCAACCTCAAGGGGGGAGCGGCCGAAGTGGAATGGAGCTACCGCGACGCGGAGCTTTCCACCTACGGCGACGAGGGCGCGGAGGGGATCGCGGGATTCCGGTTCGTGGTGGCGGCAGGATTTGTCGTGGCGGTTTCGCCGGTGGCCAAGCGGGAGCCGGTGGAGGACAAGCCCATCGTCACGCGTGCTCCGTTGGTGTCGATGTGAAAGTCGTCTGGTTCCAGATGCGAAAGCGCTGTTCGCTGGTCCTTGGATTGGTCGCATGTGCATGGTCCGCAGGCGCGGATCCCGAGCTCCTGGCCCCACTGGCCCCGCGAGTGGATCTGGGGGCCGATCTGGGGCAACGCACCCTGTTGGTGTGCGCGGAGGGTGGACAGAAATCGGAGCTGGTGGAAAAGCCGTTGGCGTATTCGTACGACAACCCGTCGGAGCCCAACGAGCAGTACATCAATCCGTCGGGGATCACCAACGAACTGAAGTACCGCCAACCGGGATTCGGGGTGGATGGCCTGAAGATCGACCGCTGGTACGGGATCTCGGCCTTGTACAACTATCCGTCCAACCAGGATCCGGACAACTTGAAGCGCCTGAAGCGTGCGGCGAAAACATTGGGCTGCGCCTTGAAGACCACGGGCGCCAAGGTGGCCAGCGGCGACCTGGTGCGCTACCGGCGTCTGATCGATTCGGCCAATCGGATTGGCTTGTACAACCTGCTGGACGGCCCGGACCGCTATTGGCCGGGGTTGTACGCCGAATCCACCGGGGAAGGGTACTACCGGGCACGCCTCCGTGTGTTCGATACCCTGGAGAAACGCTGGAGCGCGCCGGAAACCCTGGGCACCGAGGTGGAGCCCTTGGACGACTACGCCTTCTACCCGATCGGCCGCGGCCTGCAGCTGCTATACATGATCCGGATAGAAATTGTCCGCAAGCCAGGCACCAAACCCGTGCGCCGCCACATCTCGCACGTGCGCACGTTTCGCCCGGCCACGGGGGAATTCCGCCCGGCCTTGGTCACCCAGTGGACCCTAGGGATGCACCTGTTCGATCTGGACGGGGATGGGTTCTATGAATACTGCTC
This DNA window, taken from Fibrobacterota bacterium, encodes the following:
- a CDS encoding DUF2169 domain-containing protein, whose translation is MWSPRLAPGFAPDGTPILSVLGKRTYVFGPGGFAKPDDANAIPFFEADQFHGKGNPETDAPKQEMELVDWKPLVDVVLHGLAHAPTGRLGQHFDVVVDVAGVRGAVRVFGNRKVDFSRGSVRFTDPEPFPSMPIHWGLAYGGVDRWTHPEVPMAFPPNPIGKGFAVDPPPHVLHGMELPNLENTQKFLTPETFLVKKFDRWNSCPQPAALGWTPRRGYPRIAMGTSPPLRSADADKFRARISQNMPLALLDVPAPLPTHVRNHLQNNGAPSFLRLRSLQGNEPIVMGYMDPEHPRFEFTLPDDPPRGFLDLGEGMVELPMSLATVEIYKPTNQVTLVWRGSARYPGAEWLAQNTQLNFTVESA
- a CDS encoding PAAR domain-containing protein, with the translated sequence MPGKPAARLTDPTAHGGLISGPGVPTVLIGKMPAATLGDMHVCPMMTPGTPPIPHVGGPITLGSTGVMIGKKPAARMGDLAICVGPPSSVIMGCPTVMIGEVGSGSQAGSAGSAAAAAAASVKGPKEVNTVPPPKHESKTSESHEVKVAFQDASGRPLAGVWFQLKDPDGQKSTCCSTMEGTFQKGGFSKKGSFEVEICALKDPKFAKTSIKPGEKVKMQVKAEGLEDGVRVDFRVEAVGLDEKEHTHGVYVANLKGGAAEVEWSYRDAELSTYGDEGAEGIAGFRFVVAAGFVVAVSPVAKREPVEDKPIVTRAPLVSM